From Actinoplanes oblitus, a single genomic window includes:
- a CDS encoding sensor histidine kinase, whose protein sequence is MTIARWVREHLMLLITAVAVVVAVAVGQLAGAGAMSVTTTLFVAPVAVAYLVMGELVLAAEPGNPVGRLMRAAGLVSCADLLALSWSDFVIPAWAGQWCWWPPFGLIALALLVFPDGTLPGRYWRLVAGVLAGGTLLGTLGLAVAALEHPRDLLTRFFTFAGPASPAVHAAAAGMVAVAAGMAGMLVALWLRWRRTSGDARRQLAYLLAAAVLLAIGLVLNTLAVPGAPIVVALSVPLGMTVAMVRHRLYGLDQVLNRAIVWSIMTLVVIAGYVVLVGMLGRAVLGNRTSVASLVVTGLIAMTFEPLRRWVQRAVERLLFGDRDDPYRVIAELGDLLGRAVDPSAVLPSLTATVARSLRVPYVALESTTGDGPRLLAEHGRATTATESFEMIAHGERIGRLLVAIRSPGSPFTAPERRLLGDVAMQAAVAVAVTRMIRDLRDARERLVLTREEERQRLRRDLHDGLGPALMGMSMRVHTASTATELADDLRDCVVEVRRLVDQLRPPALDDGLENALRTGCRKLTEGGLTARLTVVGSLDGLPPAVEVAAYRIFAEAVTNAARHAWARTCAVAVRRDRCLTMEIVDDGIGINGGRNHGVGLASMRERAAELGGHFDIGAGPAGGTAIHVRLPVS, encoded by the coding sequence TTGACCATCGCTCGGTGGGTGCGCGAGCATCTGATGCTCCTGATCACCGCTGTCGCCGTCGTCGTAGCCGTGGCAGTGGGCCAGCTGGCCGGGGCCGGCGCGATGTCCGTGACGACCACCCTCTTCGTCGCCCCGGTGGCGGTGGCCTACCTGGTGATGGGCGAGCTCGTGCTGGCCGCCGAGCCGGGCAACCCGGTGGGCCGGCTGATGCGCGCCGCCGGGCTGGTGTCCTGTGCCGACCTGCTGGCGTTGAGCTGGTCGGACTTCGTGATCCCGGCCTGGGCCGGCCAGTGGTGCTGGTGGCCGCCGTTCGGGCTGATCGCACTGGCCCTGCTGGTCTTCCCGGACGGCACGCTGCCCGGCCGGTACTGGCGGCTGGTCGCCGGCGTCCTCGCCGGCGGCACCCTGCTCGGCACGCTCGGCCTCGCGGTGGCCGCGCTGGAGCACCCCCGCGACCTGCTGACCAGGTTCTTCACCTTCGCCGGGCCGGCGTCGCCGGCGGTGCACGCCGCGGCGGCCGGCATGGTCGCGGTGGCCGCCGGCATGGCCGGCATGCTGGTCGCGCTCTGGCTGCGCTGGCGCCGGACCAGCGGCGACGCCCGGCGGCAGCTGGCCTACCTGCTCGCCGCGGCGGTGCTGCTGGCCATCGGGCTGGTCCTGAACACCCTGGCGGTGCCGGGCGCGCCGATCGTGGTGGCGCTCTCCGTGCCGCTCGGGATGACGGTGGCCATGGTCCGGCACCGGCTCTACGGCCTGGACCAGGTGCTGAACCGTGCGATCGTGTGGTCGATCATGACCCTCGTCGTGATCGCCGGCTACGTCGTGCTGGTCGGCATGCTGGGCCGGGCGGTACTGGGCAACCGCACGTCGGTGGCCTCGCTGGTGGTCACCGGCCTGATCGCGATGACGTTCGAACCACTGCGCCGGTGGGTCCAGCGCGCCGTGGAACGGCTGCTCTTCGGTGACCGGGACGATCCGTACCGGGTGATCGCCGAGCTGGGCGACCTGCTCGGCCGGGCGGTCGACCCCAGCGCGGTGCTGCCGTCGCTGACCGCGACGGTGGCCCGGTCGCTGCGGGTGCCCTACGTGGCACTGGAGTCCACCACCGGCGACGGCCCCCGGCTGCTCGCCGAGCACGGGCGGGCGACGACGGCCACCGAGTCGTTCGAGATGATCGCGCACGGCGAGCGGATCGGCCGGCTGCTCGTCGCGATCCGCAGTCCGGGCAGCCCGTTCACCGCACCGGAACGCCGGCTGCTGGGCGACGTGGCGATGCAGGCGGCCGTCGCCGTCGCCGTCACCCGGATGATCCGGGACCTGCGCGACGCCCGCGAGCGGCTGGTGCTCACCCGCGAGGAGGAACGCCAGCGCCTGCGCCGGGACCTGCACGACGGGCTCGGTCCGGCGCTGATGGGGATGTCGATGCGGGTGCACACCGCGAGCACCGCCACCGAGCTCGCCGACGACCTGCGGGACTGCGTCGTCGAGGTCCGGCGCCTGGTCGACCAGCTGCGGCCGCCGGCGCTCGACGACGGGCTGGAGAACGCGCTGCGTACCGGTTGCCGCAAGCTGACCGAGGGCGGGCTGACGGCCCGGCTGACCGTGGTGGGCTCGCTGGACGGCCTGCCGCCGGCGGTCGAGGTGGCCGCGTACCGGATCTTCGCCGAGGCGGTCACCAACGCGGCCCGGCACGCGTGGGCCCGCACCTGCGCCGTCGCGGTACGCCGCGACAGGTGCCTGACCATGGAGATCGTCGACGACGGCATCGGCATCAACGGCGGCCGGAACCACGGCGTCGGTCTCGCCTCGATGCGCGAACGGGCCGCCGAGCTGGGCGGCCACTTCGACATCGGCGCCGGTCCCGCGGGCGGCACCGCGATCCACGTCCGGCTGCCGGTGTCATGA
- a CDS encoding flavin reductase family protein, whose protein sequence is MHRNLRDALGKFPTGVAVVTTVHDGLAVGLTINSFTSVSLVPPLVLWCLRRDSRCHAAFATTPRFAVNVLAAGQRELAERFAGPGDRFRGTASRPGPEGLPLLADVAAYLVCRTHRLIPAGDHVILIGEVLRHGMRPEPSLLFTAGRYGAADA, encoded by the coding sequence ATGCACCGGAATCTGCGCGACGCGCTCGGCAAGTTCCCCACCGGTGTCGCGGTGGTGACCACCGTCCACGACGGACTGGCGGTCGGGCTGACCATCAACTCGTTCACCTCGGTGTCGCTGGTCCCGCCGCTGGTGCTGTGGTGCCTGCGGCGGGACTCGCGCTGCCACGCGGCCTTCGCGACCACGCCGCGGTTCGCGGTGAACGTGCTGGCCGCTGGGCAGCGGGAGCTGGCGGAGCGGTTCGCCGGGCCGGGGGACCGCTTCCGGGGAACCGCCAGCCGGCCCGGTCCGGAGGGCCTGCCGCTGCTGGCGGACGTGGCCGCCTACCTGGTCTGCCGGACCCACCGGCTGATCCCGGCCGGCGACCACGTCATCCTGATCGGCGAGGTGCTCCGGCACGGGATGCGCCCGGAGCCCTCGCTGCTGTTCACCGCGGGCCGGTACGGCGCGGCGGACGCCTGA